tgtatgtgtgtgtgtatgtgtgtgagtgtgtatgtgtgtgtgtgtatgtgagtgtgtgtgtatgtgtgagtgtgtgtgtgtgtgtgtgtgagtgtgtgagtgtgtatgtgtgtgtgtgtatgtgtgagtgtgtatgtgtgagtgtgtgtgtatgtgtgagtgtgtgtgtgtgtgtatgtgtgtgtatgtgtgtgtgtatgtgtatgtgtgagtgtgtatgtgtgtgtgtgtatgtgtgagtgtatgtgtgtgtgtgtgtgtgtgtatgtgtgagtgtatgtgtgtgtgtgtgtgtgtgtatgagtgtgtgtgtatgtgtgtgtctgtgtatgtgtgtgtgtgctgtgtgagtgagtgtgtgtctgtgtatgtgtgtgtgtgctgtgtgagtgagtgtgtgtatgtgtgtgtgtgtgtgtgtgtgtgtgagtgtgtatgtgtatgtgtgagtgagtgagtgtgtgtgttgtgtgagtgagtgagtgagtgagtgtgtgtgttgtgtgagtgagtgtgtgtgtgtgtgttgtgtgagtgagtgtgtgtgttgtgtgagtgagtgagtgagtgagtgagtgtgtgtgttgtgtgagtgagtgagtgtgtgagtgagtgagtgtgtgtgtgttgtgtgagtgagtgagtgtgtgtgtgttgtgtgagtgagtgagtgtgtgtgtgttgtgtgagtgtgtgtgtgttgtgtgagtgagtgtgtgttgtgtgagtgagtgtgtgtgtgtgtgtgtgagtgagtgtgtgtttgtgttgtgtgagtgtgtgtgtgtgttgtgtgagtgtgtgtgtgtatctcacctTGTTTCAGCAGCTCAGGACAGGAGTGCATAGAGCACTCTACATTACAGTGAATAAAATATTCCTCTGCTTTTGCAACTCTCTGAGTCCATACTGACGCCTCTTTagtctgtaaacacacacacacacacacacacacacacacatacatacatacacacacacaccagatgtcACAATACATAAATAGATGATACATAATGCATAGCAGAAATTGTGTCATCTTAATGCAGCCATGTGCTGGAACTCAAGAAGatgaagataaacacacagCGCCCTCTTCTGGTGGTGTGCTGTTGGTTCATTTGGCATGTGGCAgacattttgtttacagatctctctatttcacacacacacacacacacacacacacgcacaatatACTGAGCAacctgcatgatgatgatgttgatgactgTGTTGCTCCTTCTAAcactattgtttctatagtaaccaacAACCGGAGACACACTCAGTATGGACAGATGTTAAAGAAACATCCCATGATGCTGTTCACTGCTcatgagatacacacactccttttaattctctaatacacactctattattataattattgtaaagaataataaaggtttaaataaacacacacacacacaggaagctgCTGACCTGGTACTCAGTGATGAACTGGGCCAGTATGAACTCGTGTCTCTCGCTGCTGGACGGCGCTGTGAGGACGTCGGGAGTGGAGTGCTGAGTCGGTGCTGCTCGCTCCTCACCTGTTCCCCCCAGGTGACAGTCAAAACCCACGTTCCCCGGCAACTGGAAGCGTTTATCCTGAGGGCCGAAAGGACCCATGGTCTCATCAGGCCACACTGTTCTGGGgcctgctgtacacacacacacactaattagcCACATTATTTATATCAGTAAGCATTGATAAATAAAACACCTTCACGCTCCCCTGTCACTGACCCGTGATAAACTGAGAGCTAACAGTTTTTTCCTGAACCTTTCAGTGGATGGAGCGCTGCAGTGACACTCAGACTCGTGTTCTTCAGTTCAGATAAACAGATTTCTGCTGTCTGTGAATCAGAACAGAAAGCTGACGTCTTCCTCGTcctcatcatctccatctccttTTCACTGactctaagttgtgaggtggagcctccatggatgggacttgtttgtccagaacatcccacagatgctggattggattgagatctggggaatttggaggcggagtcaacacttcaaactggttgttgtggtcatcgatccattcctgaaccatttctgctttgtggcacagtgcattatcctactgaaagaggccacagccatcagtgAATACCGTTTCCATTAAAGGGTGTagatgcttaggtaggtggtatgtgtgaaagtaacatccacatggatgcaggacccaagtgAAGGATTTTGTATCTAGTTCTTGATGCATAATCAACGTCTGACATTACATTGTGCCTGTGCCCCACCTGTAATTagcatatgtatatgtaaaggTGTGAAGCAAATGGCTCAAGCAAGCAACTGGTGGCCCTTCCATCCTGTCCTTTGTAATGTCTCCAGTAGGAGGTCCTAATGGTATCTGTCTATTGTTTGAAGACCAAGTATAAGTCTGATCACACAGACAGTACCTTTGGGTTAAGATACTTTGAAGACCGACCAGCTAACATTGCTGTCGAAGACCTGCTACACTGCTACCTTCAATAAATTCTTCTCCCCACAAGAACTCTGGTCAAGCTtacttattttatgtattagagAAATCTAATGCATTGGCGAGCCACCCAAACCACCGCACAGCCAAATACAGCAAAATCTAACACAAGGTTTCCCAggagaacattgaccaaagcaggacgctgcctccaccagcttgccttctttccatagtgcatcctggtgcaatGTGTTCCCCAAGTAAGagatgcacacgcacccggccatccacgtgatgtacaagaaaacgtgattcatcagaccaggccaccttcttccattgctccgtggtccagttctgatgctcacgtgcccattgttggagctttcagtggtgcacaggggtcagcacagGCACCCTGGCCAGTCTGTGGCTATGCGGTCCCAttacaatttggtccttttggtcaaactcgctcaaatccttacgcttgtccatttttcctgcttctaacatcaactttgaggacaaaatgttgacttgctgcctaatatatcccacacactaacaggggccatgatgaggagatactcagtcttattcacgtcacctctcagtggtcataatgttatgtctgatcggtgtaaatatatatatatatatatatatatgtatgtgtgtgtgtgtatgtgtgtgtattgtacctGCAGTGCGAGATGAAACCGCTATGTACGGCTCGTCTGAACCTGAAGACCCGGCTGTGGAGAATAACCTCAGTGACCCCACGCTCCGAGTCGATCTGATCCACCAGCCGACTGGCCTGCACAGCACCTGTagagtgtgcacacacacacacacatcaaacaactcacacacatcaaacaactcacacacatcaaacaactcacacacatcaaacaactcacacacatcaaacaactCACACACTTGCATCTTGAAGTACATGAGTGTGTTGATGGGAACAATAATGACACTGATCTGCTTTTCTTTCTAGAACACAGTGGAGTTTGGACAGGTGAGGGTGTGGtttcacatacactcactctctctctctctctctctctctctctctttcacacacacacacacacacacacacacgattgtTTACTGTATTAATGCAAATGAAATTCACATTCAGCTCCAAAGCGTCTGATTCAAACTGATGAATGAAATCTCATGAGCAAACTGTTCACAGACTCACACTATAATCCACCGTGATACACTGTGAGTGTTATTATAATACAGGATGGTGGACAAGTAGCAGAAACTCACACTGGTCATCCTGGAGGCTGTGACCTGCTGCTCTGACggcctgcaaacacacacaataacacaccataacacacacaacaacacaccataacacacacaacaacacaccataacacacaccataacacacacaacaacacaccataacacacacaacaacacaccataacacacaaaacaacacaccataacacacacaacaacacaccataacacacaccataacacacacaacaacacaccataacacacacaacaacacaccataacacaccataacacacaccacaacacaccataacacacaccacaacacaccataacacacacaacaacacaccataacacacaccacaacacaacacaccataacacacaccacaacacaccataacacacaccacaacacaccataacacacacaacaacacaccataacacacaccacaacacaacacaccataacacacaccacaacacaccataacacacaccacaacacaccataacacacaccacaacacaccataacacacacaacacaccataacacaccataacacacacaacaacacaccataacacaaaacacaacacaccataacacacacaacacaccataacacaccataacacaccataacacaccataacacaccataacacaccataacacacacaacaacacaccataacacaccataacacaccataacacacacaacaacacaccataacacacaccacaacacaccataacacacacaacaacacaccataacacacaccataacacacacaacaacacaccataacacacaccacaacacaccataacacacaccacaacacaccataacacacacaacaacacaccataacacaccataacacacacaacaacacaccataacacaaaacacaacacaccataacacacacaacacaccataacacacaccataacacacacaacaacacaccataacacacaccacaacacaccataacacacacaacaacacaccataacacacaccataacacacacaacaacacaccataacacacacaacacaccataacacacaccataacacacacaacaacacaccataacacaccataacacaccataacacacacaacaacacaccataacacacaccataacacaccataacacacacaacaacacaccataacacacaccataacacacacaacacaccataacacacaccacaacacaccataacacacaccacaacacaccataacacacacaacaacacaccataacacacacaacacaccataacacacacaacaacacaccataacacacacaacaacacaccataacacaccataacacacaataacacacacaacacacaataacacacaataacacacatcacaataacacacaacacaataacacacaataacacacaacacaataacacacacatcacaataacacaccataacacacaataacacacaataacacacacaacacacaataacacacaataacacacacaataacacaataacacacaataacacacaccacaacacaccataacaggTTTTAATGAGGTTTAATAAACTGTTTACTGTTTTCTTTCCCCcagggtggatgggtggatggatggatggatggatggatgtaataTTTCCCCTCCTTCACCTCCTGGGGATTAGTCTCTGTTAGACATTATTATAATGAATCACAGCTGAAACACTGCTCTTAACTACTAGTGTTATtaaaacatgatgaatgattCCTGTGGAGGACtgattataacattataattttaaaaatgttttaaaataaaagattaatttttaattttaaaaaattaataaaagattaatttttcaataaataaaaatttattttaaaattttaaaataaaagattattttaaaaatgaaatataaaatctatTTTAGAGGAAACTCTGAGGAACTTGAACAAACAGTTAGCAAACAAGCTAAAGCTAAAGCTTAGGagttaaatcatcatcatcatcatctcactgcaAACCACAGAGTTTaaactcactcaataacacagtGTCCAGataaataaaggataaatatctgtCCCTGATCATTccataatgttttaataaaaaataaaataaaagtaaacaataaacagAATTATAAACTCGGAACTCGACTGAAGCGGGTTtggtttttcattttcatattttactaAATAAAATCATCTTAAAGACATCACATGCAGTAGACCGTCTCCTCAGTGCGATAATATACACTTTAAAACATAAatctattaaaataattttttaaaaagaacaaaacctggctatttaaaaaaaaaagtgacctgCTCTTACCTTGTTTTCCTCAAGCTCTAGCCCCTCCTCCACTCCGATTGGACCAATCACGTTACCGGAACAGGAAACGGTAACATTTCGACAAAATAAGAGTTCGtttttctttataataaatcagtctctctctctctctctctctctctctctctctctctctctctctctctctttacactccctttgaaaagtaacattttaaacaatatctcaatgaacacaaaaacaatctccaaaatgctgacaagactaagtttaatataaacatctgtataatatCTGTTTAACTCATAACATGAAGGTAAGGTAAATAAAACAACTagattacacatttttcagttttattcaaaATTAgttgatgcaaaaatgagtacaccccacaacAAAAACTACTACATCTAGTGTTTTGAATGGCCTCCATGATTTTTAATGACAGCACCAAGTCTTCTAGGCCTGGAATGAACAAGCTGGTGACATTTTGCAGCATCtatctttttccattctttAAGAAAAACCTCTTTTAGAGACTGGATgctggatggagagtgatgcTCAACTGGTCTCTTCAGAATTCCCCATAGgtgttcaattcagttcagatCAGGAGACGCTTGAccactgaatcactttcaccctgttcttcttcagaaatgcatcagtggccttagatgtgtgtttagaatcattgtcctgttggaaAAGAGCACGATGACCAAGGGCATGGAGCAATGGTCACATCTCTTTCAGTATAGAGCGGCACATCTGTACATCATGATACTGTCAGTGAAATGCAGCTCCCCGACAACAacagcactcatgcagccccacataaggacactactacacactagcAGCGGTCAGACTTTCTTGACTGCTGTAAAATGCTGTGTTTTCAGGcatgtgtaataaatgtgtaataaatgacCTTATATGATTTAAAAACTATTATATCAGCAGCTttttactgatgcagtgttaacTTTCACTGGTGTTTCCACTGATTTTGGTGTTACCCACAAACTGTGGTAAAAGTTTAGTTTTCACCATGACACAAACATCTGGAGTCCAACATCATTCAAAGACTAGAGTTATGGATTTGTAAAGTAAGACAAcataaattcatatttaatcagATGAAGACTTgttgcataaataaatgaaaaataaaaatctctttgTAATCAAATACCTGGGAGACACTACTTATGTAAGGAACTGATTTTAGACTTTTTGCAGGGTGAGGTTTAGGGGTTTCAGttagtgacagacagacagacagacactgaaCAGTGCTGAGACAATATTGAGCTTAACTACtgcaaaaactgcagctcttgtggggtgttcccggtctgcagtggtcagtatctatcaaaagtggtccaaggaaggaacagtggtgacctggAGACAGGGTGAACTATAAAAGCAGGGCTGAGCTCGGCTTCCACGTTTCATTTAAACCTTTGTGCTTATCTCGAGAAGAAAGAAGTGATGGTGCCCAGTACTTTTGGATTTGACGCTCCACAGGAAATGTCCTTAGCTTACAAGGCTTTCCTCTACAAAACTTCATTTGAAGAACTCCACAACGTCTACAGCGTGGGCAGCTTTGTGGTCATCTGCCTGTTCGCAGCACTGGTCCTTCTGATGCTATGCAACTTTCTGGCCAACTTAAAGTTAAGCTGTAGAACACCGACTACACAGGAGAACATACGCAAGGTGGCCCCACCGAAACAGAGCCAAACTGTGTATTCCTCAATGCTTCCACCTCATCAGGACTTTGTGCTGGACATGGATGTCGTCATAAACCAGGTTCACACACAGACGTCTGGTCAGACAGTGGAGCTGACCTTCTCATTAGGGATGGAATAATAACTTATCCATCACTGACGATTAGAGCTTTAAGAAGAGTTAAATCAACACATGAGCACATTGCTTACTGAATAAGGAGAACCTTGCAAGTTGCAAGTTCCTGCAGCTTCACACACCTCTCCTGGCAGGTGTGGACAGGGGTGCGCTAACCTTTTCTatattttggtcatttttgATGCTTTTGTGAAGGTGatcatgtataaaaaaaacagagcaagACTGGACCTTCCTTCAGGTTGTTCAGGTTCACAGTGCACACagagctgaatgaatgaatgataaataaagtaaataagtacaaaaataaataaataaataaattaattaattaattaataagagTCATTAGagcttttattcacatattcCTGTGCCTGATATGTGTCTCTGTACAGCAgagttatatttaaaaaacaatcaaTCAGAGGAAAGAGGATGACTCTAACATGTCCCTGGAGGCCCTCAGTTACAGCTTAATTAAAAttcactttttttaataaataaataaatcaacattcACATGTAACAGTGgacacagtaaagaaaaaatagtttaaaaagGTAAAACCAAATTtaaccaaaaacaacaacaaactcttCAAGCAAGAATTATCCATTAAAACTGTGTACATGAATGAAAACCATGCCCCCCAAATAAAGCTGGTTCATTTGCATAACCCCGCCCTAATTCATGCAAGTGTTGGATCAGTATTCAGGCTGCAACCAAACAGGGACATGGAAGAGAAGAAAGATAAAAACTcaatttcttattaaaaaaaaaaaaaaagatagtaGAATCATCACAACCTTCACAGAGGTGAGGATTATTCACTtacaatcaaacaaaaacaaaaaaacaggaaatagttgtaataattaataaagaaaaaggaaCAAAGTGTATAAAGACCATGTGATGTAACACACTGGGGTCTCTGGTCATCATCACATGCTGTGAGAACAGCTCATGGACATCACCATGGACAAGGTGACCACATCCTGCCAAGAACCCTCAACATCCCTCCCTTtatcacaccatcactgtatctctcacctttttgttcatttatttaacactctcggctttgtttaaaaaaatctgttgatTTTTTAGGCTTAGATTACGCTGAGCGTTCGCCATAAAGTCTCGGTTtaagagctgttactatggaaaccataaCATATTAGAATAAGCAAATTCATGGTGTTGGATTGACAGAGTCTACATTCTGTTCTTCTTACTCTTCTTATTATTCCTCACAGTTTTAGACGTAGAGCCACAGAATCTGGCAGGATCGCTGTGTTTTTGGGAAAGATTTTGAGGAATTACAGGTTGCCATGTAGCAACACTGCAAAGTGTGTTATAATTCCTCATGGGAATACGTTCAATATCAATTCATCATTCACAAGATTTGAGCACATGCTAAATCCTTAGCAACCAGAGGAGTCCTTAGCAACTGAATTACAACCTAGCTAACAACTTGGACCATACTGAAATCTCTTAGCAACACCATAACAACCACCAGGGCAGATTAATA
This genomic window from Hemibagrus wyckioides isolate EC202008001 linkage group LG27, SWU_Hwy_1.0, whole genome shotgun sequence contains:
- the mmadhca gene encoding metabolism of cobalamin associated Da isoform X2 — protein: MTSVLCRPVGWWIRSTRSVGSLRLFSTAGSSGSDEPYIAVSSRTAGPRTVWPDETMGPFGPQDKRFQLPGNVGFDCHLGGTGEERAAPTQHSTPDVLTAPSSSERHEFILAQFITEYQTKEASVWTQRVAKAEEYFIHCNVECSMHSCPELLKQELESFFPSLPVTGITVVMIKHETSMTEELNTQQLLDNFINGAKEICFLLWRGGFWADFIDPSSGRAYFGAESHDPVLLADQRRHSGFHIEDVASCRLTVHVLSNSHTFTGTLITNAPSDSLLMQRLRGQTPN
- the mmadhca gene encoding metabolism of cobalamin associated Da isoform X1, yielding MTSVLCRPVGWWIRSTRSVGSLRLFSTAGSSGSDEPYIAVSSRTAAGPRTVWPDETMGPFGPQDKRFQLPGNVGFDCHLGGTGEERAAPTQHSTPDVLTAPSSSERHEFILAQFITEYQTKEASVWTQRVAKAEEYFIHCNVECSMHSCPELLKQELESFFPSLPVTGITVVMIKHETSMTEELNTQQLLDNFINGAKEICFLLWRGGFWADFIDPSSGRAYFGAESHDPVLLADQRRHSGFHIEDVASCRLTVHVLSNSHTFTGTLITNAPSDSLLMQRLRGQTPN